The Nocardia sp. XZ_19_385 genome window below encodes:
- a CDS encoding DUF6882 domain-containing protein produces MGLFKRRRKSGEGFGEPDLAALLAQGEDMIGQLANAHMSWGLGSADRWDLDQRTGLISWTFPDQTATAPAQIIGSYNPSAGTWMWAWANKSILPEMSRDSEIVCDWANAHGYAGLAEAVVEADDEMAATLAALVLRVTEATGFYRGTGTASIPFITFGPVTLTSRDGQTSTFAIEVST; encoded by the coding sequence GTGGGGTTGTTCAAGCGGAGAAGGAAGTCCGGTGAGGGGTTCGGGGAGCCTGACCTGGCGGCCTTGCTGGCGCAGGGTGAGGACATGATCGGGCAGCTGGCGAACGCGCACATGTCTTGGGGGCTGGGCTCGGCGGATCGGTGGGATCTCGACCAGCGCACAGGTTTGATCTCCTGGACTTTTCCGGACCAGACCGCGACAGCTCCGGCGCAGATCATCGGCAGTTACAACCCATCGGCCGGCACGTGGATGTGGGCCTGGGCCAACAAGAGCATCCTTCCCGAAATGAGCCGCGACTCCGAAATCGTCTGCGATTGGGCGAATGCCCATGGATATGCGGGTTTGGCTGAAGCTGTCGTCGAAGCCGACGATGAGATGGCAGCCACGCTCGCCGCACTCGTCCTTCGGGTGACCGAAGCGACCGGCTTCTACAGAGGCACTGGCACCGCATCGATACCGTTTATCACCTTCGGCCCGGTCACCCTGACCTCGCGGGATGGTCAGACGTCGACTTTCGCGATCGAGGTCTCGACCTAA
- a CDS encoding DUF6463 family protein: MDSRNRFPLAGALLTFIGSAHTALGVFIWVAGKEEAELSFWFTAFGVAAVCFGIAVIDVERTRGYVPAPILAATAVLTAFGLAVEPVSGFLTLLVPLAIGIRGWLRHGRVAAAPAEDPSTAYSVTHD, translated from the coding sequence ATGGATTCAAGAAATAGGTTTCCGCTCGCGGGCGCGCTGCTCACCTTCATCGGATCGGCGCACACCGCCCTCGGCGTGTTCATCTGGGTGGCCGGTAAAGAGGAAGCCGAGCTCTCGTTCTGGTTCACCGCGTTCGGCGTTGCCGCAGTCTGCTTCGGAATCGCCGTGATCGATGTGGAGCGGACCCGCGGCTACGTGCCGGCGCCAATCCTCGCCGCCACCGCTGTGCTCACCGCGTTCGGTCTCGCTGTCGAGCCCGTGTCCGGGTTCCTCACCCTCCTGGTGCCCCTGGCCATCGGTATCCGCGGTTGGCTGCGCCACGGCCGAGTCGCCGCAGCCCCGGCCGAAGATCCGAGCACTGCCTACTCTGTCACTCATGACTGA
- a CDS encoding DUF4442 domain-containing protein: MRFKPGGFEDRTLPSSLVSPQRLRMLMNVAPPLLFLGVRVEQFADDWTSTEVSLRVRRWNSNHNGAAPGWSLLAMTDPFFGMMAYGQLGKGYRVWNTTAEIEFLAPGRGTVRSTMLIPRDLVEQIRHTTADGAKSVTNHEAQILDADGGLVARAHQQLYVRRSHQHLDPAPESAHAP; this comes from the coding sequence ATGCGCTTCAAGCCAGGGGGATTCGAAGACCGCACGCTTCCATCATCGCTCGTGTCGCCGCAGCGGCTGCGAATGCTGATGAACGTGGCCCCACCACTCCTGTTCCTCGGCGTCCGCGTCGAACAATTCGCCGACGACTGGACCTCCACCGAGGTGAGTCTGCGGGTGCGCCGCTGGAACTCCAACCACAACGGAGCCGCCCCGGGTTGGTCATTGCTCGCGATGACCGATCCGTTCTTCGGGATGATGGCCTACGGACAGCTCGGAAAAGGCTACCGAGTCTGGAACACGACCGCCGAAATCGAATTCCTGGCGCCGGGACGCGGAACAGTACGGTCGACAATGCTGATTCCGCGCGACCTCGTGGAGCAAATCCGCCACACCACCGCCGATGGCGCGAAGTCTGTTACCAACCATGAAGCGCAGATCCTCGATGCCGACGGTGGGCTGGTCGCCCGCGCACACCAGCAACTCTATGTACGGCGAAGTCACCAGCATCTCGATCCGGCACCTGAGTCCGCGCACGCACCATAA
- a CDS encoding alpha/beta fold hydrolase, with translation MTDAGTLPDSAPVAPQPEGISCFRTAAGRAQFTDAYRAGMQSLPPAEEIRTVATTFGTTTAYRFGPPSPEPILLLSGRQASTPMWRANIATLREIGTVWSIDSIGEPGASAQTKAMSGPHDQAAWVDEAIAQLGVERVHLLGVSIGGWLAAQCAIHKPQRLASAILLDPAVTFAPITWKMIVVSLGSVVPGMPRPLRHRLLSWISGGVKVDDNIPEARLIASGMRDFQLHQPRPAQPTADELRAITTPMLVIIAGASIIHNPERAAEQARTIPTAQVELWPGRSHAINGEAPEAIATRTAEFLHAL, from the coding sequence ATGACTGACGCGGGAACATTGCCCGACAGCGCACCAGTTGCGCCGCAACCCGAGGGCATCAGCTGCTTCCGGACCGCCGCCGGGCGGGCGCAATTCACCGATGCATACCGCGCCGGTATGCAGTCACTGCCACCGGCGGAGGAAATCCGGACGGTAGCAACCACATTCGGCACCACGACCGCCTACCGGTTCGGCCCGCCTTCCCCGGAGCCGATCCTGCTGCTGTCCGGCCGGCAGGCCTCAACCCCGATGTGGCGGGCCAACATAGCCACGCTGCGCGAGATCGGCACGGTGTGGTCGATCGACAGCATCGGCGAGCCGGGCGCGTCGGCCCAGACCAAGGCGATGAGCGGCCCGCACGATCAAGCGGCCTGGGTCGACGAAGCGATCGCCCAGCTCGGCGTCGAGCGTGTGCATCTGCTCGGCGTCAGCATCGGCGGTTGGCTCGCCGCCCAATGCGCTATCCACAAACCACAGCGGCTCGCCTCGGCGATCCTGCTGGATCCGGCCGTCACCTTCGCACCGATCACCTGGAAAATGATCGTCGTGTCCCTCGGCAGCGTAGTGCCGGGCATGCCCCGGCCGCTCCGGCATCGCCTCCTGAGCTGGATCTCCGGTGGGGTGAAAGTCGACGACAACATCCCCGAGGCCCGCCTGATAGCTTCGGGCATGCGCGATTTCCAGCTGCACCAGCCACGACCCGCGCAACCGACAGCCGACGAACTCCGCGCCATCACCACCCCGATGCTGGTGATCATCGCGGGAGCGAGCATCATTCACAACCCCGAACGGGCCGCCGAACAGGCGCGCACGATCCCGACAGCACAGGTCGAGCTCTGGCCCGGTCGTTCGCACGCGATCAACGGCGAAGCACCCGAGGCCATCGCCACCCGAACCGCCGAATTCCTCCACGCACTGTGA
- a CDS encoding HIT family protein, with product MQRIPFDVEAYAQRVRSSSCFICEVIAAPGSDGWHEVVAEDADNIAFLCKYPTLLGHVLVAPKIHHEHVVGDLTEDAYLRLMTLVYRVARAVEATVEVERTYLLSLGSQQGNSHVHWHISPLPPGVPYREQQFHALMAENGVLPWTPEQAGALGQRLRAALAGRELGDPHTPLPEIESPIGEIPGKPTDRRDTW from the coding sequence ATGCAACGTATTCCGTTCGATGTGGAAGCTTATGCGCAGCGAGTTCGGTCGAGCTCTTGTTTCATCTGCGAGGTGATTGCCGCCCCGGGGAGCGATGGATGGCATGAGGTTGTCGCAGAGGACGCGGACAACATCGCGTTCCTCTGCAAGTACCCGACCTTGCTGGGCCATGTGCTGGTCGCTCCGAAAATTCACCACGAGCACGTCGTGGGCGATCTCACCGAGGACGCCTACCTCCGGTTGATGACTTTGGTGTACCGGGTAGCCCGGGCCGTGGAGGCGACGGTCGAGGTAGAACGCACTTACCTGTTGAGCCTGGGCAGCCAGCAAGGCAACTCCCATGTGCATTGGCACATCTCGCCGCTGCCTCCGGGCGTCCCCTACCGCGAGCAGCAATTCCACGCGCTGATGGCAGAGAACGGAGTTCTGCCGTGGACACCCGAGCAAGCCGGCGCGCTGGGCCAACGGTTACGGGCCGCCCTGGCGGGTCGAGAGCTGGGCGATCCCCATACTCCGTTGCCGGAAATCGAGTCACCGATTGGTGAGATCCCCGGAAAACCAACGGATAGGCGTGACACTTGGTGA
- a CDS encoding dihydrofolate reductase family protein, protein MRKLIYGFSVSLDGYINDRVGSIDWTDPDDELHQFHNDRYRAIEISLHGRRLYELMAEFWPHVPADAPPIQREFSGLWTEKPKVVFSRTLTEVHWNSTLVSANAVEEVRKLKEGGDGVMEVGGANLAASLLPHGLVDEYQVFLVPVVLGGGTPFLPSLDKRIKLRLVETRHFNTVVMLRYLVD, encoded by the coding sequence ATGAGGAAACTGATCTACGGGTTCAGTGTGTCCCTGGACGGCTACATCAACGACCGCGTCGGCAGCATCGACTGGACCGACCCGGACGACGAGCTGCACCAGTTCCACAACGACCGCTACCGCGCGATCGAGATCTCGCTGCACGGCCGCCGGCTGTACGAGCTGATGGCCGAGTTCTGGCCGCACGTGCCCGCAGACGCGCCACCCATCCAGCGCGAGTTCAGCGGGCTCTGGACGGAGAAGCCCAAGGTCGTCTTCTCCCGGACGCTCACCGAGGTCCATTGGAACAGCACCCTGGTCAGTGCGAACGCGGTCGAGGAGGTCCGCAAGCTGAAGGAGGGAGGCGATGGCGTTATGGAGGTCGGTGGCGCGAATCTCGCGGCCTCCCTGCTGCCGCATGGGCTCGTCGACGAGTACCAGGTGTTCCTCGTGCCCGTGGTGCTCGGCGGCGGCACACCGTTCCTCCCATCGCTGGACAAGCGCATCAAGCTTCGACTGGTCGAGACGAGGCACTTCAACACCGTGGTGATGCTGCGCTATCTCGTCGACTGA